AACTCGCGATGCGTGCGTCGGCTTGGAGCATAGCCGGAATACCGAGCGCATCCCAGATGCAGTTGCCGTAGTAGATACGACCCTGGGCGTGAACGGCGAAAGGTGTCGGGACGGCGGAGAACGGGTTGGCCATGAGCACTTCGCGGCTTTCACGCTGGAGCACCAGAGCCCTCGCCGCCGCCAGACGTTCGAGTGACTCGCGCATATCGGCTCGTGATACTCCGAGCCGTTCTGCCAGCTCGTTGACCGTCGGCGGCAAGCCGGCAGATATCGTTGCCTCGTACACGCTGGTGCGAACCTTCACATCTTGATCTTCAGGAGTGCTGAGCATCCGGTGACTTCACCTCCGCTGGCTAACGGCCCGGCGGTCACCTGCCCGGGCACGCCCGAAATAGTATCAAGATTGAGTAGCGGTAGCGCGTGCCCGGAGGGGCGCAGTTGGAAGAGGGTCAGACCTTCGTTTTTCGG
The sequence above is a segment of the Acidobacteriota bacterium genome. Coding sequences within it:
- a CDS encoding GntR family transcriptional regulator → MLSTPEDQDVKVRTSVYEATISAGLPPTVNELAERLGVSRADMRESLERLAAARALVLQRESREVLMANPFSAVPTPFAVHAQGRIYYGNCIWDALGIPAMLQADARIASSCGCCSEAMSLSIRDGQLGPATGIVHFAIPARRWWQDIVYN